A genomic window from Motacilla alba alba isolate MOTALB_02 chromosome 6, Motacilla_alba_V1.0_pri, whole genome shotgun sequence includes:
- the NOC3L gene encoding nucleolar complex protein 3 homolog isoform X1: protein MKPRKNTKRVPSFRKLLRTSQIKLDNKLKNKQFKQKSAAKKYRKEQKKLREAVRDAISRKPFPLEECKKKQVAKKWEEKEEEDALPLDMMDEDDLKLMEDLAQKASFLTRDLSSNEPVHVKKRKHESVIEKYEKVPRRLQTEPEKELIHLLPIKDKSGIIPQAVEKPVLNVAHDEEEDTEDMEEAEDFNEEPLPVLTPEEMAAQRRQKLQERKMHIAALASAILSEPDSNIKKLKELRAMLMEQDPNVAVIVRKLVMVSLMEIFKDIAPSYKIRPLTEAEKATKVKKETQKLREFEEGLVSQYKFYLENLEQTIKDWKQRKLKKSNVISLKAYKGLAEVAVKCLCELLVALPHFNFHNNIIVLIVPLMNDPSKMISELCVEAVKKLFKQDKLGYASLGVVKVISGLVRGRNYDVRPEVLKVFLHLRIKEVELQKDSEDIAPKKKFMTYKEKRKNLSRMQRKWKKAEEKLERELLEAEASESKEKKLKLHTETLNIVFVTYFRILKKAQKSPLLPAVLEGLAKFAHLINVEFFDDLLIVLHSLIESGDLSYRESLHCVLSAFHILSGQGDVLNIDPMKFYTHLYKTLFSLHAGGTNEDIGIVLQCLDVMFAKRRKQVSQQRALAFLKRLSILALHVLPNSSVGILATNRVFMQTFPRMDLLLDNESQGSGVYLPELDEPEHCNAQNTALWELHLLQRHYHPTVQKFASHLIAGAPTEGSGALPLDLSQRSATELFETYCMKGMTFNPPVASVTPRRKDTFSKMDSFVDEELNKQLQQHISETAAHKPLDFAKHLKESSLA from the exons ATGAAGCCG agaaaaaacacaaagcGAGTTCCAAGTTTTCGCAAGTTACTGAGAACTAGTCAAATAAAACTTGACaataaattaaagaataaaCAGTTCAAGCAGAAGAGTGCTGCTAAGAAGTATCGTAAAGAACAAAAGAAGCTAAGGGAGGCTGTCAGAGATGCTATTTCTAGAAAGCCTTTTCCATTGGAGGAATGCAAGAAGAAACAAGTTG ctaaaaaatgggaagaaaaagaagaagaagatgcTCTTCCACTGGACATGATGGATGAAGATGACTTAAAATTAATGGAGGATCTGGCCCAAAAAGCATCCTTTTTAACCAGAGATCTTTCTTCTAA tgaaCCTGTTCACGTCAAAAAACGAAAACATGAAAGTGTAATTGAGAAATATGAGAAGGTGCCAAGACGTTTGCAAACAGAGCCAGAAAAAGAACTCATCCATCTGCTCCCCATCAAAGACAAGAGTGGCATAATTCCTCAAGCTGTGGAAAAGCCAG TTCTCAATGTTGCACATGATGAAGAAGAGGACACAGAAGATATGGAGGAAGCAGAgg ACTTTAATGAGGAACCCCTGCCTGTTCTCACTCCCGAGGAAATGGCTGCTCAAAGGAGACAAAAGCTACAGGAGAGGAAGATGCACATAGCTGCCTTAGCATCTGCCATTCTCTCAGAGCCAGACAGCAAT ATTAagaagctgaaggagctgcGTGCCATGCTGATGGAGCAGGATCCTAACGTGGCTGTGATTGTTAGGAAGCTGGTCATGGTGTCCTTGATGGAGATATTCAAAGATATTGCACCTTCGTACAAAATTCGGCCTCTgactgaagcagaaaaggctACCAAG gTTAAAAAAGAAACTCAGAAACTGAGAGAATTTGAAGAAGGCCTTGTAAGCCAGTATAAATTTTACTTGGAAAATCTGGAGCAAACAATTAAAG ATTGGAAGCAAAGGAAATTGAAGAAAAGCAATGTCATCTCATTAAAGGCATATAAAGGTCTAGCAGAGGTAGCAGTGAAGTGTCTGTGTGAGCTGCTTGTGGCCCTACCCCACTTCAACTTCCACAATAACATTATTGTTCTCATTGTTCCACTCATGAATGATCCATCAAAAATG atttcTGAACTGTGTGTTGAGGCAGTTAAGAAGCTCTTTAAACAGGACAAGTTGGGCTATGCTTCACTTGGTGTAGTTAAAGTAATTTCTGGCCTTGTAAGGGGTAGAAATTATGATGTCAGACCTGAG GTGTTAAAAGTATTTCTTCACTTAAGAATTAAGGAAGTAGAATTACAAAAAGATTCTGAAGACATTGCACCAAAGAAAAAGTTCATGActtacaaagagaaaagaaaaaatctttccaGAATGCAAAGAAAG tggaagaaagcagaagagaaactgGAACGAGAACTCCTGGAAGCAGAAGCATcagaaagtaaagaaaagaaactgaagttG cacACAGAGACCTTGAATATTGTATTTGTAACTTACTTCAGGATCTTGAAGAAAGCTCAGAAGTCTCCACTTTTGCCAGCTGTGCTAGAAGGTCTTGCAAA GTTTGCTCATCTCATAAATGTGGAATTTTTTGATGACCTATTGATTGTTCTTCATTCTCTTATTGAGTCGGGG GATTTAAGCTATCGAGAGAGTCTTCATTGCGTTCTCAGTGCTTTTCATATACTCTCTGGTCAAG GTGATGTTCTTAACATTGATCCAATGAAATTTTACACACATCTGTACAAGACACTGTTCAGCCTACATGCAG gTGGCACCAACGAGGACATAGGGAttgtgctgcagtgcctggatgTCATGTTTGCCAAGAGGAGAAAGCAAGTCTCCCAGCAACGAGCTCTTGCTTTCCTAAAGCGACTTTCCATCCTCGCTCTTCATGTACTTCCAAATTCCAGCGTTGGGATCTTGGCAACAAACAGGGTATTCATGCAA ACATTCCCAAGGATGGACCTCTTACTAGACAACGAATCTCAAGGCAGTGGAGTTTATCTCCCAGAATTAGATGAACCAGAGCATTGCAATGCACAGAACACAGCACTGTGGGAGCTGCATCTACTGCAG agACATTATCATCCAACAGTGCAGAAATTTGCATCTCACCTTATTGCTGGTGCTCCAACTGAAGGCTCAGGAGCTCTTCCACTTGATTTGAGCCAAAG
- the NOC3L gene encoding nucleolar complex protein 3 homolog isoform X2 → MKPRKNTKRVPSFRKLLRTSQIKLDNKLKNKQFKQKSAAKKYRKEQKKLREAVRDAISRKPFPLEECKKKQVAKKWEEKEEEDALPLDMMDEDDLKLMEDLAQKASFLTRDLSSNEPVHVKKRKHESVIEKYEKVPRRLQTEPEKELIHLLPIKDKSGIIPQAVEKPVLNVAHDEEEDTEDMEEAEDFNEEPLPVLTPEEMAAQRRQKLQERKMHIAALASAILSEPDSNIKKLKELRAMLMEQDPNVAVIVRKLVMVSLMEIFKDIAPSYKIRPLTEAEKATKVKKETQKLREFEEGLVSQYKFYLENLEQTIKDWKQRKLKKSNVISLKAYKGLAEVAVKCLCELLVALPHFNFHNNIIVLIVPLMNDPSKMISELCVEAVKKLFKQDKLGYASLGVVKVISGLVRGRNYDVRPEVLKVFLHLRIKEVELQKDSEDIAPKKKFMTYKEKRKNLSRMQRKWKKAEEKLERELLEAEASESKEKKLKLHTETLNIVFVTYFRILKKAQKSPLLPAVLEGLAKFAHLINVEFFDDLLIVLHSLIESGDLSYRESLHCVLSAFHILSGQGDVLNIDPMKFYTHLYKTLFSLHAGGTNEDIGIVLQCLDVMFAKRRKQVSQQRALAFLKRLSILALHVLPNSSVGILATNRVFMQTFPRMDLLLDNESQGSGVYLPELDEPEHCNAQNTALWELHLLQRHYHPTVQKFASHLIAGAPTEGSGALPLDLSQRSATELFETYCMKGMTFNPPVASVTPRRKAASISLFLTEAPNWSPVHH, encoded by the exons ATGAAGCCG agaaaaaacacaaagcGAGTTCCAAGTTTTCGCAAGTTACTGAGAACTAGTCAAATAAAACTTGACaataaattaaagaataaaCAGTTCAAGCAGAAGAGTGCTGCTAAGAAGTATCGTAAAGAACAAAAGAAGCTAAGGGAGGCTGTCAGAGATGCTATTTCTAGAAAGCCTTTTCCATTGGAGGAATGCAAGAAGAAACAAGTTG ctaaaaaatgggaagaaaaagaagaagaagatgcTCTTCCACTGGACATGATGGATGAAGATGACTTAAAATTAATGGAGGATCTGGCCCAAAAAGCATCCTTTTTAACCAGAGATCTTTCTTCTAA tgaaCCTGTTCACGTCAAAAAACGAAAACATGAAAGTGTAATTGAGAAATATGAGAAGGTGCCAAGACGTTTGCAAACAGAGCCAGAAAAAGAACTCATCCATCTGCTCCCCATCAAAGACAAGAGTGGCATAATTCCTCAAGCTGTGGAAAAGCCAG TTCTCAATGTTGCACATGATGAAGAAGAGGACACAGAAGATATGGAGGAAGCAGAgg ACTTTAATGAGGAACCCCTGCCTGTTCTCACTCCCGAGGAAATGGCTGCTCAAAGGAGACAAAAGCTACAGGAGAGGAAGATGCACATAGCTGCCTTAGCATCTGCCATTCTCTCAGAGCCAGACAGCAAT ATTAagaagctgaaggagctgcGTGCCATGCTGATGGAGCAGGATCCTAACGTGGCTGTGATTGTTAGGAAGCTGGTCATGGTGTCCTTGATGGAGATATTCAAAGATATTGCACCTTCGTACAAAATTCGGCCTCTgactgaagcagaaaaggctACCAAG gTTAAAAAAGAAACTCAGAAACTGAGAGAATTTGAAGAAGGCCTTGTAAGCCAGTATAAATTTTACTTGGAAAATCTGGAGCAAACAATTAAAG ATTGGAAGCAAAGGAAATTGAAGAAAAGCAATGTCATCTCATTAAAGGCATATAAAGGTCTAGCAGAGGTAGCAGTGAAGTGTCTGTGTGAGCTGCTTGTGGCCCTACCCCACTTCAACTTCCACAATAACATTATTGTTCTCATTGTTCCACTCATGAATGATCCATCAAAAATG atttcTGAACTGTGTGTTGAGGCAGTTAAGAAGCTCTTTAAACAGGACAAGTTGGGCTATGCTTCACTTGGTGTAGTTAAAGTAATTTCTGGCCTTGTAAGGGGTAGAAATTATGATGTCAGACCTGAG GTGTTAAAAGTATTTCTTCACTTAAGAATTAAGGAAGTAGAATTACAAAAAGATTCTGAAGACATTGCACCAAAGAAAAAGTTCATGActtacaaagagaaaagaaaaaatctttccaGAATGCAAAGAAAG tggaagaaagcagaagagaaactgGAACGAGAACTCCTGGAAGCAGAAGCATcagaaagtaaagaaaagaaactgaagttG cacACAGAGACCTTGAATATTGTATTTGTAACTTACTTCAGGATCTTGAAGAAAGCTCAGAAGTCTCCACTTTTGCCAGCTGTGCTAGAAGGTCTTGCAAA GTTTGCTCATCTCATAAATGTGGAATTTTTTGATGACCTATTGATTGTTCTTCATTCTCTTATTGAGTCGGGG GATTTAAGCTATCGAGAGAGTCTTCATTGCGTTCTCAGTGCTTTTCATATACTCTCTGGTCAAG GTGATGTTCTTAACATTGATCCAATGAAATTTTACACACATCTGTACAAGACACTGTTCAGCCTACATGCAG gTGGCACCAACGAGGACATAGGGAttgtgctgcagtgcctggatgTCATGTTTGCCAAGAGGAGAAAGCAAGTCTCCCAGCAACGAGCTCTTGCTTTCCTAAAGCGACTTTCCATCCTCGCTCTTCATGTACTTCCAAATTCCAGCGTTGGGATCTTGGCAACAAACAGGGTATTCATGCAA ACATTCCCAAGGATGGACCTCTTACTAGACAACGAATCTCAAGGCAGTGGAGTTTATCTCCCAGAATTAGATGAACCAGAGCATTGCAATGCACAGAACACAGCACTGTGGGAGCTGCATCTACTGCAG agACATTATCATCCAACAGTGCAGAAATTTGCATCTCACCTTATTGCTGGTGCTCCAACTGAAGGCTCAGGAGCTCTTCCACTTGATTTGAGCCAAAG